In Synechococcus sp. CB0101, a genomic segment contains:
- a CDS encoding DNA primase: MVAGTDRRAPSGHPSGRPAGLLTPTVLESVRERAQVMDLFGPSELKKAGRDFVARCPWHDDRHPSLTVSTTRNRVHCFVCGKGTDAIGWLQDRQGLSFQEAVLELARRTGVSVAEGDPEAQERFEQEWRERRALMAKRTEQRTQFHQALVQQLEQGGDGADYLQARGISADTARAWQLGFAGGRLVIPLNDASGQTVGFCGRATGNQEPKYRNSPNDLLFQRNGLVFGLDQAADAVRKEGTALLVEGPLDVIQLHQAGFTNAVACLGTSVSALQLQLLRRQGMKHLLIALDGDKAGQAATEKLLEQLQPQLMAGGLSASVAQLPDGQDADGLLRSNGSPAIEGLIAGARHWLEWRFDRLLAPLSASTGEASLETLQAVERNGQALVEQLPDGVLRRSAEQRLEMALRSSGEQTPGTLPPAAAAAEPHTATARRRAERRALRLFVHAPDCRELLQCLTFQDPSCRSAMEWLGSLAVVAMERPMAPMALELSSRVPGAVGAELALSAAPGPDVISALQREPQEELQALLDLLEPMGPHTSEPHPTVEENSPEQARITNWFGTTVACPLTGDDSFAGA; this comes from the coding sequence GTGGTTGCAGGTACGGACCGGCGCGCACCCAGCGGGCACCCCTCGGGTCGCCCGGCTGGGCTGCTTACGCCAACGGTGTTGGAGAGCGTGCGCGAGCGGGCCCAGGTGATGGATCTCTTTGGCCCCAGCGAGCTCAAGAAAGCGGGCCGTGATTTCGTGGCCCGTTGCCCTTGGCATGACGACCGCCACCCATCGCTCACGGTGAGCACCACTCGTAACCGGGTGCATTGCTTTGTCTGCGGCAAGGGCACCGATGCCATCGGCTGGCTGCAGGACCGGCAGGGGCTGAGCTTTCAGGAAGCAGTGCTGGAGCTCGCTCGCCGCACTGGCGTCAGCGTCGCTGAGGGTGATCCCGAGGCACAGGAGCGCTTTGAGCAGGAGTGGCGCGAGCGCAGGGCACTGATGGCCAAGCGCACCGAGCAGCGCACCCAGTTCCACCAGGCTCTGGTGCAACAGCTCGAGCAGGGCGGCGATGGCGCCGACTACCTCCAGGCCCGTGGCATCAGTGCCGACACCGCTCGCGCCTGGCAGCTGGGTTTTGCCGGTGGGCGCCTGGTCATCCCCCTGAACGATGCCTCTGGTCAGACGGTGGGCTTCTGCGGCCGCGCCACCGGTAACCAGGAACCCAAGTACCGCAACAGCCCGAACGACCTGTTGTTCCAGCGCAATGGGCTGGTGTTCGGGCTGGATCAGGCAGCCGATGCCGTCCGTAAAGAGGGCACGGCGTTGTTGGTGGAGGGACCGCTGGATGTGATCCAGCTCCACCAGGCCGGGTTCACGAATGCCGTGGCTTGTCTTGGCACGAGCGTGTCGGCGTTGCAGTTGCAGCTCCTCAGGCGACAGGGGATGAAGCACCTCCTGATTGCCCTTGATGGGGACAAGGCTGGGCAGGCGGCGACAGAGAAGCTGCTTGAGCAGTTGCAACCCCAGCTGATGGCCGGCGGGCTTAGTGCCTCGGTGGCGCAGCTGCCCGATGGTCAGGACGCCGATGGGCTGCTCCGCAGCAATGGATCACCAGCCATCGAGGGACTGATCGCTGGTGCACGGCACTGGCTGGAGTGGCGCTTCGATCGACTCTTGGCACCTCTGTCAGCGAGCACCGGCGAGGCATCACTCGAAACCCTGCAAGCGGTGGAGCGCAACGGTCAGGCCCTGGTGGAGCAGCTGCCCGACGGAGTCCTTCGCCGCTCAGCGGAGCAACGCCTGGAGATGGCCTTACGCAGTAGCGGCGAGCAGACCCCTGGGACCTTGCCTCCTGCCGCTGCAGCCGCTGAACCCCACACAGCTACAGCCCGCCGGCGCGCCGAGCGCAGGGCCCTGCGGCTGTTCGTCCATGCACCCGACTGTCGTGAATTGCTGCAGTGCCTCACGTTTCAGGACCCGTCTTGTCGTTCGGCGATGGAGTGGTTGGGCAGCCTGGCGGTGGTGGCAATGGAGCGCCCCATGGCACCAATGGCGCTTGAGCTCTCCTCACGCGTTCCGGGCGCCGTGGGGGCCGAGCTCGCACTGTCAGCAGCGCCGGGACCTGATGTGATCTCGGCGTTGCAACGGGAGCCTCAGGAGGAACTGCAGGCCTTGTTGGATCTGCTCGAGCCGATGGGTCCTCACACGTCAGAACCTCATCCAACGGTGGAAGAGAACAGCCCGGAACAAGCTCGGATCACCAATTGGTTTGGGACAACAGTTGCCTGTCCGCTGACTGGTGATGACAGCTTTGCGGGCGCCTAA